A region of the Roseobacter denitrificans OCh 114 genome:
CTTGCGAGTTTTCGCCCTCAGCATAGCCCACGAACCCGATCTCCCCTTCGCAAGAGATACCGGCCGCATGGGCCATCTCGGCAATGCGCGCGGTCTGGTCGATGTTTTCAGACAGGCCAAGCCGGGAGCCATCAAACATCAGTGAGGTAAAGCCACTATCCAGTGCTTCGCGACATTCATCAAAGGTGTAGCCGTGATCAAGATGGGCCACGACCGGAACGGACACGCTATCGGCAAGATGGCGGAACATCTTGCCCAAAACCGGCAGGGGCGTGTGTTTGCGGCACGACGGCCCCGCCTGAAGGATCACGGGCAGCCCCTCGGCTTCGGCGGCACGCACGTAGGCGCGCATGTCTTCCCAGCCAAGGGTCACAAGGCCACCGACGGCGTAGCCATCGCGCAAGGCCGGGCGCAGGACATCCGTAAGGGTTGCGAGTGTCATTTGAACTTTGCCACCATATCCATGATGCCGGGGATGGTGTGTAATTGCTCGGCATGGGTGGGCTGGAAATACTGTTTCAGGCTGCGCTGGCTCAGACCGCCAAGAATGGTGAAATAGTACATTTCATACCCCGGCAGCACACAACAAGGGTGATAGCCCTTGTCGATGCAGATCGTCGAGCCGTCGACGATATGATAGGCGTCGCCCGGTTCGTTATCTTCGCGCTGCAGCATCTGGAGGCCAGACCCGTAGTTCGGCTTGAAGCGAAAGTTATAGGTTTCGT
Encoded here:
- a CDS encoding class II fructose-bisphosphate aldolase, whose translation is MTLATLTDVLRPALRDGYAVGGLVTLGWEDMRAYVRAAEAEGLPVILQAGPSCRKHTPLPVLGKMFRHLADSVSVPVVAHLDHGYTFDECREALDSGFTSLMFDGSRLGLSENIDQTARIAEMAHAAGISCEGEIGFVGYAEGENSQGTDPAEAVKFAKDSGVDAMAISVGNVHLQQNQEGGLDEARIRAIEAVTDVPLVIHGGSGVPPEQRSALARNSSICKFNIGTELRMVFGQALRAAVAVDPDRFDRVQILSDVEAPIEAAARTALRAIGPAQDTNKG